In the genome of Streptomyces sp. SAI-127, the window GTCCTCATCGAGGCCGTCCGCGAGGGCCGCGCCCTGTGGCACAGCGTCGCCGACGCCATCGCCATCCTGATCGGCGGCAACGCGGGCGAGGTGGGCTTCGGCATCCTCGGCACGCTCCTGTCGGGCTCCGCGCCCCTGTCCACCCGCCAGATGCTCCTGGTGAACCTGTTCACCGACCTGTTCCCGGCGATGGCGGTGGCGGTGACGCCGACGGAGAAACCGACCGAGGACGAGCCCTCGATCGACACGGTTCTGGGCAGCGCCCTGACCCGGCAGATCCGCGACCGCGCCATCACCACCTGCCTGGGCGCCACCGTCGCCTGGCTGATCGGCCGCTTCACCCCGGGCACGGCCCGCCGCTCGACGACGATGGCACTGTGCGCGGTGGTGGGCACGCAGCTGGCCCAGACACTGGCGGACCGCCGGGAGAGCCCCTTGGTCCGCTTCACGTCCCTGGGCTCGGCGGTGGCCTTGTTCGCCTTGGTGGAGATCCCGGGCGTGAGCCAGCTGTTCGGCTGCACACCGCTGGGCCCACTGGCGTGGGCGGGGGTGGCGGCAGCGATCACGCTGGCGCTGGCGGGGCAGAGGTTTGTGCCTGCTGTGGAGCGAACAGTGCTGAAGCAACTGCGCTCGGTGGGCTGACTACGCGCTGACTCCGGCGGCCTCGCGCACCTCGACCGACTCCAGCCGCTCAGCCGTACGCTCGGCGGAACGCCGGGCCCGCGGCCCGGTGGTCACCGCGCCCAGCAGCAGCACGGCAAGCCCACAGCCGGCAAGAATCCACCACCCCGGCACAGCAGCGGACACGAAGGTCTCCTTGTACGACGAGGAGCTCACCCCGGAAGCCAGCACCGCCCCGATCACCGCGACCCCGAGCGTCTGCCCCAGCTGACGGCTCGTGGACGCGACCGCGGCGGCGACTCCCGCCTGAGCGCGCGGCATCCCCGACACCGCCGTATTCGTGATCGGCGCGTTGACCAGCCCGAAGCCGATGCCGAACAGCACGTATCCGAGGAACAGCGTCACATCGGACGTCTCCGCGTCGAACGCGGCGAACAGCACCCCGCTCGCCGTCATCATGACCCCCGCGATCACGAGCGGCAGCCGCGGCCCCCGGCTCCCCACCAGCCGTCCGGCGAGGGGCGCGCAGAGGAGGATCGGCACCGCCATCGGCAGCATCCACAGGCCGGCGTGCAGCGCGTCCAGCCCGCGGACGTTCTGGAGATACAGCGTCGACAGGAACAGGAACCCGCCCAGACCCGCGAACGCGCAGATCGCGATCACCGTGGCCCCGCTGAACGGCGCGGACCGGAAGAACCGCAGGTCGATGAGGGGCTCGTCACGCCGGGGCTCGTACCAGAGCAGTCCGGCCAGGGCGACGACGGCCACGACCGCGAAGGGCAGGACGTAGGAGAACCCCGAGGCCGGCGCCTCGATGATGGCGTACGTCAGTGAGCCGAACAGCGCGATCACCAGGACCTGTCCGACCGGGTCGGGGCGGCGGGCCTTGGGGGCCCGGGACTCGGGGACGTACCGCAGGGTGAGCAGCAGGGCCGCGAGGCCGACCGGCAGGTTGACCCAGAAGATCGAGCGCCAGCCGACCGAGTCCACGAGCACGCCGCCGAGCAGCGGTCCCGCGGCCATGGAGATGCCGACGACCGCGCCCCACACGCCGATCGCCCGGGCGCGCTCGCGCGGGTCCGTGAAGGTGTTGGTGATGATCGACATCGCGACCGGGTTGAGCATCGAACCGCCGACCGCCTGCACCATGCGGAAGGCGATCAGCGCCTCCAGGTTCGGCGCGGCGGAGCACAGCGCGGAGCCGATCGTGAAGACGACCAGGCCCGCCATGAAGACGCGCTTGCGGCCGATCCGGTCTCCCGTGGAGCCGGCCAGCATCAGCAGCGAGGCGAGGACGAGGGTGTACGCGTCGATCGTCCACTGGAGGCCCGCCGTGCTCGCGTCCAGGCCGCGCTGCATGGAGGGCAGGGCGACGTTGAGGGCGGTGGTGTCGAGACTCACGATCAGCAGGCTCATGCAGCAGATCGCGAGTACCAGCATGCGTCGGCGATGGCTGAGCTCAGGCATGCGTGCCATCGTACGCCGATTTCGATAGTGCGTCTAACTAATGGTTCATGCATGATCAATGCCGGGGCACCCCGGGCCGTGCGTGACAATGGGGGAATGTCCACGACCGCGCTCACCGAGAACACGCCCCTGCGGATCGGTCCGCACACCGTGCAGCCGCCTGTCGTCCTGGCTCCGATGGCCGGGATCACCAACGCGCCCTTCCGCACCCTGTGCAGGGAGTTCAGCGGGGGCAAGGGGCTGTTCGTCAGCGAGATGATCACGACCCGGGCGCTCGTCGAGCGCAACGAGAAGACCATGCAGCTGATCCACTTCGACGAGAGCGAGAAGCCTCGTTCGATCCAGCTGTACGGCGTCGACCCGGCCACCGTCGGCAAGGCCGTCCGCATGATCGCGGAGGAGGATCTCGCCGACCACATCGACCTGAACTTCGGGTGCCCGGTGCCGAAGGTGACGCGGAAGGGCGGCGGGTCCGCGCTGCCGTACAAGCGTCCTCTGCTCCGGGCGATCCTGCGTGAGGCGGTGAGCGGGGCGGGGGATCTGCCGGTCACGATGAAGATGCGCAAGGGCATCGACGACGACCACATGACGTATCTGGACGCCGGGCGGATCGCGGTCGAGGAGGGGGTCACCTCCATCGCGCTGCACGGTCGTACCGCCGCCCAGCACTACGGCGGCACGGCGGACTGGGACGCGATCGCCCGTCTGAAGGAACACGTTCCGGAGATTCCCGTGCTCGGCAACGGGGACATCTGGTCGGCGTCGGACGCGTTGCGGATGGTGGCGTCCACCGGCTGCGACGGGGTGGTCGTCGGGCGGGGGTGTCTGGGGCGGCCGTGGCTGTTCGCGGACCTGGTGGCGGCGTTCGAGGGGCGTACGGAGGCCATCGCGCGGCCTTCGTTGCGCGAGGTGGCGGATGTCATGGTCCGCCACGCCACGCTCCTCGGCGAGTGGATCGGTGACGAGTCTCGCGGTGTCATCGACTTCCGTAAGCACGTGGCCTGGTACCTCAAGGGCTTCGCGGTCGGCAGCGAGATGCGCAAGCGGCTCGCGATCACGTCGTCGTTGGCGGAACTCCGGTCCGGGCTGGACGAGCTGGACCTGGACCAGCCCTGGCCGACGGGCGCCGACGGACCGCGTGGCCGCACGTCCGGCAATAACCGGGTGGTCCTCCCGGACGGCTGGCTGAAGGACCCGTACGACTGTGGGGCGGGGGTCGGAGAGGACGCGGAGCTGGACACGTCGGGGGGTTGACCGGTCGTGTGCGGGTTCGGGTTCGGTGGGGGCGGGCGTTGTGCGCAGTTCCCCGCGCCCCTGGATGCCTGCGGCGGCCCGTTTCGGCTTCGGTGGGGGCGGGTGTAGCGCGTGCGGTTCGGTGGGTGGGTCGGGGCCGGGGTGGGGGGTATCCGTCCTCGGTCCGGCGGCTCGGTCCCTTGAGTGGTGCCCGGTATCGGACGCCGGCCGCTGCGGGCGGACACCCCCCACCCCGTCCCCTGCGCGCCGTACGCGGCTACCGGCCCGTCGGGGCGCGCGGTGTGGCGAGCGGTCCGTCGGGGTGCGCGGTGCGGCGAACGGTCCGTCGGGGCGCGTGAGGTGGCTAACGGTCCGTCGTGGCGCGTGAGGTGGTGATCGGTCCGTCGTGCCGCGGGTGACCGCAACTCCCCAGGGGCGCGGGGAACTGCGCGACCAGCCCCCACTCACCCGCACCCGCCCGACAACCCGACCCGGCACCCCCCTAGGCGCCCCGCCCAAGCCAGCGCAGCGTCACCCCTTTGACGGGTGCGGAGTCGAGCCGTACGCCGTCAGGAAGCGGTCTCGGAAGGAGCTCATCTTCCAGACCGGGGCGTTGCGCGCCGGCTTCAGGCCGTCCGTCCAGTTCCAGGACGCGATCTTGTCGAGAACCTTCGGGTCCTTGGCGACGATCGAGATCGGCACGTCACGGCTGGCGTTCTCCCCGCTGACCCGGGCGATCGGCTGGTGGTCGCCGAGGAAGACGAGGACCGTGTCGTCGCTGCCGTAGCGCTCCAGCCACTGGGTCAGCGCAGTGACCGAGTACGAGATGGACTTGCCGTACTCCTGCTTGGAGCGGGTGGAGTCGGCGATGATCTCGGACGGTTTGTTGCCGGCCTTCTGGATGCCCTTGAAGATCGAGCCGTCGCCGAGGTCGTTCCAGTCGACCATCTTCGGGATGGGCGCCCAGGGCTGGTGGCTGGAGGTCAGGATGATCTCGGACATCAGCGGCTTGTCGCGCTTCTTGCCGTGTACCTGGCGCTGGTAGGCCTCCAGGGCGTACTGGTCGGGCATCGTCGACCAGCTGAACTTGGGTCCCTGGTAGCCGAGTTGGAAGGCGTTGTAGACCTTGTCGAGGTCGTAGTACTTCTGCTCGGGCCAGCCCTTCTGGACGCCCGGCATCACCCCGACCGTGTCCCAGGCGCCGGTCTTCTTGAAGGCCTTGGTAAGGCTGAGGTGGTCACTGGCCATGACGGTGCGGTAGCGCTGCTGGTTGTCGATCCAGAGGCCGGAGAGGGTCGTCGAGTGGCCCAGCCAGCTGCTGCCGCCGTACGTCGCCGACGTCAGCCAGCCGCTCTTCGCGTGGAAACCGGCCTTCGCGAGGGCCGCGGTGCTGGTGTCGAGGGTCCTGTCCACGCCGGGCGCGATGGCCGGGTCCTCGACGGCACTGCGGCCGTAGCTCTCGATGAAGGTGAAGATCATGTCCTTGCCGCGCAGGTCGGGCACCAGCTGGGAGCCGGGCGTGTTCCCGAAGGCGTCGACCTTGGCCACCTTCTGGAACTCCGCCTCGTCCCGCACGGTGTACAGCACCCGCTTGGCCTGGAGTGTGGCGAGCGCGGCGGTGTGTTCGGAGGCCAGCGGAGGGCCGAAGATCTGCAGACCGAGGGCGGAGCAGGTGACCCAGACGGTGGCCGCGACGAGGGTGCCCCGGGTGGCGGTCTGCCGGTCCAGGACCAGCAGATTGCTCAGCCGGACCATCGCCAGCGTCATGACGGCCAGCAGCAGAAGCACCAGGACGACCATGCCGACCGCGGCACCGATCGCCACACCCTGACCCATCGAGTCCGCGACATAGGACTGCGCGTCGTCGAGCAACTCCCAGTCGAGGACGGGATTGAAGGCCCGCCCGAGGTAGTCGTTGAATCCCATGTCGAGCAGGTTCAGGATCGTCATCACTCCGAGCCCCACCCCGGACACCACGGCCACCACCAGCCGCGGCCGACGCGGCAGCGCCAGCGCCACGGCCGCACCGATGATCGCCTCCGCCGGAATCCGCGCGAACTCCCGCATGTGCAGATTGGTCACCTTGTTCGGCAGGAGCAGGGCGCCGAGGACGAGCAGGGCGGCGAGGACGTTGAGGGTCCACCGGGTGTTGCGTACGGCGGTGGGGTGCGCGTCCCGCCAGCGGATCAGACGCGCGCGCAGGGACGGCTTCCCGGCCGGTGGCGGACTGTCCGCACCTGTCGCCTCGGCCTCGGGTGACGTGCTCTCTGCAAGGGTCTCGGACACCCGAGGGTCCTTCCGTACGGGTCCTGGTAGAGGCGGACCCGACAGGGGGTCTCGGATCCGCCACATTCCCGTACGTCCGGCTACCGGCAGCAGTTCACCGATCCGGGCAAACACCGGGCAAACGCGTGGTCAACGGTCAGGTGAGGGCTTTTCACACGCCCTCACCGCGGAGCACTACGCGCCCCCCACCGCCGTCAGCAGCGCGAGCGGCGCCGCGGCGGACCGCGCCTCCCGCACACACGCGTGCGGATACGGCACCGGCTCCCCGTGGGTCTCCCGCCCGTACCCCGCCAGAACCTCCGGCAAGCGGTGCCCGGCGGCCGTCGCCGCGTCCACCAGCCCGTGCGCCACCGCCCGCGCCTCGTCGTGCAGCCCGTACCGGGCCAGCCCCAGCGTGATCAGCGCGTTGTCGTGCGGCCACACCGAGCCCCGGTGATACGAGAGCGGGTGGTACGCCGCCTGCCCGGCCGCCACTGTCCGCACCCCCCACCCGGAGAAGAAGTCCCGCTCCAGCAACCGCCGCCCCACGAGCTCTCCGTACTCCTTGTCGAGCAGCCCCGACCACAGCAGATGCCCGGCGTCGGAGGCCAGCGCGTCGACCTGCCGGCCCTCGCCGTCCAGTGCGAGCGCGGGGAAGGCACGGTCCGGCATCCAGAAGTCCCGCTGGAAGCGATCGCGTAGATCCACCGCGGCCTGTTCGAGGAGGGCCGCGTAGGTCTCGTCCTTCCACACCGTGCGCGCGACCCAGGCGGTCCGGCGCAGCGCGTCGTACGCGTAGCCCTGGGCGCCCGCCGCCATCACCGGTCCGCTCGCCCGTGCTCCGTCGGCGCCGCAGATCGCGCCGGGGGAGTCCTTCCAGTTCTGGTTGGCGAGGCCGCCCTGGTCGGCGCGGTAGACGAGGTAGCCGCGCGAGGTGAGTCCGCCGTGGTCGAGCATCCAGCCGATCGCCGCGCGGGCGTGGGGCTCCAGGCGCCGGGCGAGCGGGAGGTCCCCGGTGTGTTCCACGTACGCGCCGAGCAGGATGAGGAACAGGGGGGTGGCGTCGACCGAGCCGTAGTAGCGGCCGTACGGCACCTGCCCGAAGTGGGCCAGCTCTCCGTGCCGCACCTCGTGCACGATCTTGCCGGGCTGGGCCACGGAGGCCGCGCCGGTCTCGGTCGCCTGGGTCGCGGCCAGCGCGGGGAGCGTCGCGGCGGCCAGCTGGGGGCGGTACGGGAGGGCGAAGAGCGAGGTCAGGAGGGCGTCCCGGCCCAGCAGGGTCAGGAACCAGGGGGCTCCGGCGGCCGGGACGCGCAGTTCCTCGCCGTCGGGGCCGGTCGCCGGGACCTGGAGCGAGGCGAGGTCGGCGAGACCGCGGGCGCACGCGGCGGCGAGCTCCGGCCAGCCGGTCGGGAAGGCGATGCCCTCCACGAACTCGCCTTCCAGCGAGAGGAGTTGATTGTTCAGCGCGGCCGGGGAGCTCGGTACCCGCCGGGCCCGCTTGTCACCGTGCGGGCGGGCCATCACCCGCAGGGTCAGCTCCGCCGTGCCGTGCGGCTCCAGGTCCAGCGTCCAGACCAGGCGCCTGGCTCCGGTGCCCGTCTCCTCGATGCCGTCCGGGGCGGGGTCGGCCGTCACCGTCGTACAGGAACGCCATTCGCGGCGTTGGTAGGTGAACTCCACGCCGTCGTCGAGGATCTCGCGGCGGCGGGTGGCGCCGGTCTTCGTGTAGGTGCGGTAGTCGGAGCGGAGTTCGAACTGGTCGGTGAAGTCGGCGTCCGCGGTGACCGCGAGGCGGACCGTCGTCGGCACCGGACGGTTGCTGGTGACCCGGAGGGATTCGACGAACGAGCCGTCCCCCACCGCCTGTTCACGGAAGAGCGTGCAGGCGGGCGGCTCCTGGCGGCCGCCGCGCGGGACGAGGACACAGCGCGCGGTGTCGCCGTCGGCCACCGGCGACAGCGCCTCCGGTACCGCGCCGTCCACCGTGAGCTGCCAGCGGCTCAGGTGCCGGGCGTCGCGTACGAAAAGCCCGTCCGGGGAGCTGCCGCCGCTCCGGACGCCGCTGATGTCCCCGCCGTCACCCACGGCAGCGAACGTCCCGCCGTGCACGAGCAGATGATGCCGGTCCGTCATCGCCGGATCCCTCCCTTGAGTCCCATGTCCGCCGTGACTGTGGTGTCGCTGTGCAGCAGGTCGAGCGCGAGCGCGGCGGTCCAGCTGAAGCCGGTCGCCCCGCAGGCCGCTCCGGTGTACGGGTCGACGTACTCCGCGAAGTCGGTGGTCCCGGCGAGCTCGAGGGCCGACTCCCGCAGCGCGTCGGCCCGTCGGTGCTCGTCGTGGGTGCGCAGCCCGCGCTCCAGCAGCCAGGCGGTGTTGAACCAGGCCGGGCCGCGCCAGTAGCGGTGCGGGTCGAAGGCCTCGCCGAGGAGGTCGTAGCTGGGGGGGAGGCGGGTGGTGGTGCCGAGGCCGAAGTGGGGGCCGGAGGCGGTCCGCACGACCGCCGTGACGATGTCCCGCGGGAGGCCGGGGAGCAGCAGGGGGAGCAGGCCGGAGACCCCGCGCTCGGGGATCAGGGTGCCGCGCCTGTCCTGGGCGGATCCTCGCAGGTCCCGGCACAGGAACATCCCGCTCGCCGGATCCCACAGCCGGTCCACCAGCGCCGCCGTCAGCCTTTCCGCGCGCGCGTGCCGGGCCGTGCCGGGCGCCCCCAGCTCCTCGGCGATCCGGGCGAGGGCGTGTTCGGAGGCGATGAGCAGGGCGTTGAAGGCGGGGTCCTCGACGGCGAACTCTCCGCCGCCGTCGGCGTATCCGGCGTCCCGGTAGTCCGTCGCCAGCCGCACGTACCGTCCGTAGTCCAGATCCGTCGGCCGGTCCTCGGCGGCTCCGTGGTCGAGGTCGGCGCGGCGGAAGGAGCGTGCCGGCGCCGGGGTGACGCGGGAGAGCGGGAGGTCCCAGGCGGGGCTGTTGTCCATACCCTGTTCCCAGGGGTGCACGACGGACGCGAGGCCGCCTCCGCCCAGGTCGCGGCGGTGCAGGAGGTAGCGGTGCCAGGCGGCCAGGCGTGGGTACATCCGGGCGAGGAAGCCGCGCGCACGGGACAGACCGGGGTCGGCGCGGTGGACCAGCCACACCGCCAGGGCGTGGACCGGTGGCTGCACGATGCCGGACGTCTGTACGGTGCGCGGGGCGCCCGCGGCGCGCCCCGCGGTCGAGGAGCGCCAGAAGTCGGGGCTCGGGAAGTACGCGTCGAGCGGTACGGAGGGGTTGAAGACGATGTGCGGGACGCGCCCGTCGCCCCACTGGGCCGCCAACAGCGTCTCCAGCTCGGTCTGGGCCCGCAGCGGGGAGAGGTGGCGCAGGCCGATCGCGATGAACGCGGAGTCCCAGGACCACTGGTGCGGGTACAGACCGCGCGAGGGCACGGTGGAGACGCCGGTCCAGTTGCCTTCCAGCACCCTCGCCGCCCTGACGTGCAGGGAATGTGACGAACCCGGCGGATCGTATGCGATCGAGCGCGCCGCGGAAGGGGTGATGAGCTGGGCAGTGCGATCCACTCGGGGCTCCCCGAAAGACGTGTGACCGAGCGGTTCGGTCAGGGCTACCGTAGGGTTACGTCTATTTAACACGCAAAACTCAGAATGTAATGCAGAGTTGAGAAACACAAGGGGGTGCGCATGACCGGACGGAGTCAGACCGGCGCCGGAGATCTGCTCGAACTGGTCCGCAGCGGGCGAGCCGTCACGCGCGGGGCGCTCCAGCAGGCCACCGGACTGTCCCGGGCGACCGTCGGCCAGCGCCTCGACCGGCTCTTCCGCGCGGGCTGGCTGCGCGAGGGCGCCGGAGGCCCCGTCGACTCCCCGCTGGGCGGCCGCCCCTCCATCACCCTGGAGTTCGACGACGCCCATGCCGTCGTCCTCGCCGCCGACCTGGAGACCCGGCACGCGCGCGCGTGCGTGCTGTCCCTGACCGGCGAGATCCTCGCGGAGCACAGCGGCACCCTGGTGATCGAGGACGGCCCGGACGCCGTGCTCGGCGAGCTCGGCCGCTGGTTCGCCGAGCTGCTGGAGAAGGCGGGACACCGTGCCGAGGAGGTCTGCGGGATCGGGCTCGCCGTGCCGGGCCCGGTCGACCTGGAGAGCGGCCGGGTGATCCAGCCGCCGATCATGCCCGGCTGGGACGGCTACGACATACGGAGCCGCCTGGCCGGAGCCTTCACCGAGCACACCGGGACCGGTCCGGTCCCCGTGCTCGTCGACAACGACGCCAACCTCATGGCGTACGGCGAACAGCGCACGGCCCACCCCGACTGCTCGGCGTTCGTGCTGGTCAAGGTCTCGACGGGCATCGGCGCCGGAGTCGTGGTCGACGGCTCGGTCTACCGGGGCATCGACGGCGGCGCGGGCGACCTCGGCCATATCCGGGTCCCCGCGGGCGCGGAGGCGCTGTGCCGGTGCGGTTCCTACGGCTGTCTCGCCGCCGTCGCGAGCGGCGGTGCCGTGGCGCGGCGGCTGGCGGCGACCGGGGTGCCGGCGGCCTCGGGCTCGGATGTGCGCGACCTGCTCGCGTCCGGGCATCCGGGGGCGGCGGCGCTCGCGCGCGAGGCGGGGCGGCAGGTCGGGGACGTGCTGGCGACCGTCGTGACCCTGCTGAACCCCGGGGTCCTGATGATCGCCGGCGATCTGGCCGGCACTCCCTTCCTCACGGGCGTCCGGGAGCTGCTGTACCAGCGGGCGCTGCCCCGCTCCACCGCCCGGCTGGAGGTCGTGACGTCGCGGCTGGGGGAGCGGGCCGGGCTGATCGGGGCGGGTGCACTGGTCGTGGAGCATCTGTACGCGCCCGAGCGGGTCGAGGAGAGGCTGCTGGCCATGGGCGTATGACGCCCGTGTTTCCGCCTCCGTTTCCGTCCGGATGCCCGTCCGCATGGTGAAATCCGGCGCCCTGTGGCAGCGTGATTCTCGCCACCCTTGAGAAGGGTGCCGCTCGGATGAGCGGATCTTGGGCGACTGCACTTCTCCAAGGGGTGGCACTGAGTGCCACCCCTTGATCGTTCATCGATCGAAATCAGGCGTGCGAATAGCCGCTCGAATGAGCGGTTAGGAGGGTCTGTGGGGGTTGCCGCGTTCAAGAAGTGAAAACATCCGCCGTGTGTCGCTTGCCAAGCTTTGACTTTCGATCCGCTGGCGGACGACTGGTTACGGGCGTATGACGCCCGAGTAGACGTACCCAGACGCCTTCGATCTGGGTATGTTCCTCGCCGTCAGGGCAGCCACCGCGTCCTCGAGGGAGTCGAGACCCGTGTCGGAAAACAAAGAACCCCACGTAGCTAAGTTCGTCTACGACTTCACCGAGGGAAACAAGGACCTCAAGGACCTCCTGGGTGGCAAGGGCGCGAACCTCGCCGAGATGACCAACCTGGGACTCCCCGTTCCCCCCGGCTTCACCATCACGACGGAAGCCTGCAAGGTCTACCTGGACAGCGGCGAGGAGCCCGCGGCACTGCGTGACGAGGTGAGTGCGCACCTCGACGCGCTGGAGCAGCGCATGGCCAAGAAGCTCGGCCAGGCCGACGACCCGCTGCTCGTCTCGGTCCGCTCCGGCGCGAAGTTCTCGATGCCGGGAATGATGGACACGGTCCTGAACATCGGTCTCTCCGACAAGTCGGTCCAGGGGCTCGCCAAGCAGGCCGGCGACGACCGTTTCGCCTGGGACTCCTACCGACGGCTCATCCAGATGTTCGGCAAGACCGTCCTCGGCGTCGACGGCGACCTCTTCGAGGAGGCCCTCGAGAAGGCCAAGGAGGTCAAGAAGGTCACGGTCGACACCGACCTGGAGGCCGCCGACCTCAAGAAGCTCGTCACCGCCTTCAAGAAGATCGTCAAGAAGGAGGCGGGCCGGGACTTCCCGCAGGACCCGCGCGAGCAGATGGACCTCGCCATCCACGCGGTCTTCGACTCCTGGAACACCGACCGCGCCAAGCTCTACCGCCGCCAGGAGCGCATCCCCGGCGACCTGGGCACCGCGGTCAACGTCTGCTCGATGGTCTTCGGCAACCTCGGCCCGGACTCCGGCACCGGCGTCGCGTTCACCCGTGACCCCGCCTCCGGCCACCAGGGCGTCTACGGCGACTACCTCCAGAACGCCCAGGGCGAGGACGTCGTCGCGGGCATCCGCAACACCGTCCCGCTCGCGGAGCTGGAGCAGATCGACAAGAAGTCGTACGACCAGCTGATGCAGATCATGGAGACGCTGGAGAACCACTACAAGGACCTCTGCGACATCGAGTTCACCATCGAGCGCGGTCAGCTGTGGATGCTCCAGACCCGGGTCGGCAAGCGCACGGCGGGCGCGGCCTTCCGGATCGCGACCCAGCTGGTGGACCAGGGCCTGATCGACGAGGCCGAGGCGCTCCAGCGCGTCACCGGCGCCCAGCTCGCCCAGCTGATGTTCCCCCGCTTCGACGAGAACACCAAGGTCGCGCAGGTCGGCCGGGGCATCGCGGCCTCGCCGGGCGCGGCCGTCGGCAAGGCGGTGTTCGACTCGTACACCGCGGTGAAGTGGTCGCGTTCGGGCGAGAAGGTCATCCTCGTCCGCCGTGAGACCAACCCCGACGACCTCGACGGCATGATCGCGGCCGAGGGCATCCTGACCTCGCGCGGCGGCAAGACCTCCCACGCGGCCGTGGTCGCGCGCGGCATGGGCAAGACCTGTGTCTGCGGCGCGGAGGAGCTGGAGGTCGACACCAAGCGGCGCCGGATGACGGTCCCGGGCGGACACGTCGTCGAGGAAGGCGACCTGATCTCCATCGACGGCTCGTCCGGCAAGGTCTACCTGGGCGAGGTCCCGGTCGTGCCGTCGCCGGTCGTGGAGTACTTCGAGGGCCGGATGCACGCGGGCGCCAACGACGCCGACGAGCTGGTCGAGGCCGTGCACCGGATCATGGCGTTCGCGGACCGCAAGCGGCGCCTGCGGGTGCGCGCGAACGCGGACAACGCCGAGGACGCGATGCGGGCGCGGCGCTTCGGCGCCCAGGGCATCGGCCTCTGCCGTACCGAGCACATGTTCCTCGGCGACCGCCGCGAGCTCGTCGAGCGGCTGATCCTGGCCGACACGGAGACCGAGCGCGAGGAGTCGCTGAAGGCGCTGCTCCCGCTGCAGAAGCAGGACTTCGTGGAGCTGTTCTCGGCGATGGACGGGCTGCCGGTGACGGTACGGCTGCTGGACCCGCCGCTGCACGAGTTCCTGCCCGACATCACCGAACTCTCGGTCCGCGTGGCGTTGGCGGAGTCCCGTCAGGAGCCGCACGAGAACGAACTGCGGCTGCTCCAGGCCGTGCACCGGTTGCACGAGCAGAACCCCATGCTGGGCCTGCGCGGAGTGCGCCTCGGCCTGGTCATCCCCGGCCTGTTCACCATGCAGGTCCGCGCGATCGCGGAGGCGGCGGCCGAACGGAAGAACGCCAAGGGCGACCCGCGCGCGGAGATCATGATCCCGCTGGTGGGCACGGTCCAGGAGCTGGAGATCGTCCGCGAGGAGGCCGACCAGGTCGTCGCGGAGGTCGAGGCGGCCACGGGTGTGGAGCTGAAGCTGTCGATCGGCACGATGATCGAGCTCCCGCGTGCCGCGCTGACCGCCGGTCAGATCGCGGAGGCCGCGGAGTTCTTCTCCTTCGGCACCAACGACCTCACCCAGACGGTGTGGGGCTTCAGCCGGGACGACGTGGAGGCGAGCTTCTTCACGGCCTACCTGGAGAAGGGCATCTTCGGGGTCTCCCCGTTCGAGACGATCGACAAGGACGGCGTGGGCTCCCTGGTGAAGCTCGCCGCCGAGGCGGGCCGCAAGACCCGCCCCGACCTCAAGCTCGGTGTCTGCGGCGAGCACGGCGGCGACCC includes:
- a CDS encoding glycogen debranching N-terminal domain-containing protein codes for the protein MTDRHHLLVHGGTFAAVGDGGDISGVRSGGSSPDGLFVRDARHLSRWQLTVDGAVPEALSPVADGDTARCVLVPRGGRQEPPACTLFREQAVGDGSFVESLRVTSNRPVPTTVRLAVTADADFTDQFELRSDYRTYTKTGATRRREILDDGVEFTYQRREWRSCTTVTADPAPDGIEETGTGARRLVWTLDLEPHGTAELTLRVMARPHGDKRARRVPSSPAALNNQLLSLEGEFVEGIAFPTGWPELAAACARGLADLASLQVPATGPDGEELRVPAAGAPWFLTLLGRDALLTSLFALPYRPQLAAATLPALAATQATETGAASVAQPGKIVHEVRHGELAHFGQVPYGRYYGSVDATPLFLILLGAYVEHTGDLPLARRLEPHARAAIGWMLDHGGLTSRGYLVYRADQGGLANQNWKDSPGAICGADGARASGPVMAAGAQGYAYDALRRTAWVARTVWKDETYAALLEQAAVDLRDRFQRDFWMPDRAFPALALDGEGRQVDALASDAGHLLWSGLLDKEYGELVGRRLLERDFFSGWGVRTVAAGQAAYHPLSYHRGSVWPHDNALITLGLARYGLHDEARAVAHGLVDAATAAGHRLPEVLAGYGRETHGEPVPYPHACVREARSAAAPLALLTAVGGA
- the dusB gene encoding tRNA dihydrouridine synthase DusB, which produces MSTTALTENTPLRIGPHTVQPPVVLAPMAGITNAPFRTLCREFSGGKGLFVSEMITTRALVERNEKTMQLIHFDESEKPRSIQLYGVDPATVGKAVRMIAEEDLADHIDLNFGCPVPKVTRKGGGSALPYKRPLLRAILREAVSGAGDLPVTMKMRKGIDDDHMTYLDAGRIAVEEGVTSIALHGRTAAQHYGGTADWDAIARLKEHVPEIPVLGNGDIWSASDALRMVASTGCDGVVVGRGCLGRPWLFADLVAAFEGRTEAIARPSLREVADVMVRHATLLGEWIGDESRGVIDFRKHVAWYLKGFAVGSEMRKRLAITSSLAELRSGLDELDLDQPWPTGADGPRGRTSGNNRVVLPDGWLKDPYDCGAGVGEDAELDTSGG
- a CDS encoding CDP-alcohol phosphatidyltransferase, with product MSETLAESTSPEAEATGADSPPPAGKPSLRARLIRWRDAHPTAVRNTRWTLNVLAALLVLGALLLPNKVTNLHMREFARIPAEAIIGAAVALALPRRPRLVVAVVSGVGLGVMTILNLLDMGFNDYLGRAFNPVLDWELLDDAQSYVADSMGQGVAIGAAVGMVVLVLLLLAVMTLAMVRLSNLLVLDRQTATRGTLVAATVWVTCSALGLQIFGPPLASEHTAALATLQAKRVLYTVRDEAEFQKVAKVDAFGNTPGSQLVPDLRGKDMIFTFIESYGRSAVEDPAIAPGVDRTLDTSTAALAKAGFHAKSGWLTSATYGGSSWLGHSTTLSGLWIDNQQRYRTVMASDHLSLTKAFKKTGAWDTVGVMPGVQKGWPEQKYYDLDKVYNAFQLGYQGPKFSWSTMPDQYALEAYQRQVHGKKRDKPLMSEIILTSSHQPWAPIPKMVDWNDLGDGSIFKGIQKAGNKPSEIIADSTRSKQEYGKSISYSVTALTQWLERYGSDDTVLVFLGDHQPIARVSGENASRDVPISIVAKDPKVLDKIASWNWTDGLKPARNAPVWKMSSFRDRFLTAYGSTPHPSKG
- a CDS encoding MFS transporter, which produces MPELSHRRRMLVLAICCMSLLIVSLDTTALNVALPSMQRGLDASTAGLQWTIDAYTLVLASLLMLAGSTGDRIGRKRVFMAGLVVFTIGSALCSAAPNLEALIAFRMVQAVGGSMLNPVAMSIITNTFTDPRERARAIGVWGAVVGISMAAGPLLGGVLVDSVGWRSIFWVNLPVGLAALLLTLRYVPESRAPKARRPDPVGQVLVIALFGSLTYAIIEAPASGFSYVLPFAVVAVVALAGLLWYEPRRDEPLIDLRFFRSAPFSGATVIAICAFAGLGGFLFLSTLYLQNVRGLDALHAGLWMLPMAVPILLCAPLAGRLVGSRGPRLPLVIAGVMMTASGVLFAAFDAETSDVTLFLGYVLFGIGFGLVNAPITNTAVSGMPRAQAGVAAAVASTSRQLGQTLGVAVIGAVLASGVSSSSYKETFVSAAVPGWWILAGCGLAVLLLGAVTTGPRARRSAERTAERLESVEVREAAGVSA